In the genome of Caballeronia sp. NK8, the window CGCAGGTGGATCGGCGAACTCACGAGCACGCGCGGCTCGGGCACGGCATCGAGTTCCGCGCGGATATCGACGGGATAGAACGGCTGGCGGTTGCTGAACGCGAGACCGCCGAGCAGCGCCAGCAGCACCGTCGATTCGAAGCCGTACATGTGCTGCGGCGGCACGGTGCCGATGAGCGTCGCGGGTGCAACGCCCAGCAGGCCGAGACGCGCCGCCGCCGCGCGCACGTTCTTCACCAGAAAACCCCACGTCTTGCGATGCGGCACCGGCGCGCCCGTCGAACCGGACGTGAACACGTAAGCCACGACGCGCGCGCCGTCGATGTGCGGCACGGCCGCTTCGTCGTCGCCTCGGGGCGCGTTGGTCTTCGGATAGCGAAAACGCGGCAGATCGATCGCGCAATCGTCGTTGTCGTGCAGGCAGAACGCGTCGGGCGCGAACGAGGCGAGGGCGCGCACCATTTCCGGCGTGTGCGTCGACGGCAACAGGCTCGTCTTGCCCGCGACGAGCGTCGCGCACAGGCTCACCGTGAAGCGATAGCGGTCGGTGCAGACGTTGAACACGTGGCCGCCTTCGGGCAGCGCATCGGCGAGCGTGCGGACATCGGCGAGAAATTCGCGCACGCTGACGGGCGCGCCGTCGCGCCAGGCGATCGTCTGATCCGGCGACGCGTGGAAAACCAGCGGAAAGGTTTGCATGGGCGATGAGTTCGACGGCATCACTGCGCCCCGCTGCGACGCATCTGCATCGAATGCGTGTAGGCGCGAACGGCGTCCATGATGCTCGACGGCTCCATGTCCGGCAGCGCGATGCGGCGGCACGCGTACTCCGCGACGAACATCAGCCCGACGAGCGGCAGCGCGAGATAGTTGGCGAAGGTGGACCACGCGACGATCGACGCGCAGGCGAACAGCACGCTCGACACGAGCGCGGTCGCGACGAAGAAGAGCGTCCACGCGAGCGTCACGCGCCGCGTATAGCGCACGACGCGCGCTTCGAGCTTGCCGTGGACCATCGTCGCGAACTGGGTGCAGAGCGGCTCGCGGCCGTGACCGAGCGTGCGGCCGAACATCCACGCGAGCGCGAGATTGAAGCTCGCGTGTTCGAGCCACAAACCCCAGCCGAAGTGCGCGGTGAGCGGCGCGCGCCCGCACCACAGCGCCGCGCAGGCGAGCGCCCAGAGCGGCAGCAGCCACGCCCGCGCCGACGCGCGCGCAGCGGCGTTCAGCGTGATGAGCAGGAGCGGCGCGAGAACGAGCGCGAGCCCCAGCCCGTGCGCGTCCGGAGTGGACGCGGCATGGTGCGCGGCAAGCTGATACGCGACGATCGCGCCGACGACGCCCGCCGCGCGAAGGATGCGGACGGGGCTCATCGGCACGCTCCCGGCGCACAAAACGCACACGGAAGAACAGGTGGGAAGAAAAAGGTACGCAACATGGGATGCGGCTGCGGCGCTCTTCATGAACGCTCGGTAGTTGAACAAAAACCCGGCAGTCGCCTGCCTGACGAGTATTTTCCCGCGCGGGTGCGGGCCCGGTCTGTAACCGATTGTTCGATGATCTTACATTCGTCAGACCGGCCGATTTTACCCTACTGTCGCGGCCCCCCTGCCAGAGGGCGAAACCGCTGATTTTTCTCAGAAATATCGTGCTGCGGAGAGTGGTGCGGCCGGTTACCTTTACTACTAGGCGTCCCAAGGGGCTTCGTCTAGAATTTCGCCACTGCAATTATCTCGATAACAGGCAGCCGGCAGCGTGCGGAAAGCGCGGGGCGCACGTGTTCCGAGCGGCCCTCGCCGCGCGTTTTTGCGCTGGTCTGTACACACGATGAACGAACTGGAAAGAGAGCTCGCGGAGCTGATCGTCACCGAATTGAACCTCGAGGACGTCGATCCCAAGGCCGTCTCGGCCGACACGCGGTTGTATGAAGAAGGATTCGGGCTCGATTCCATCGACATCCTGGAGATCGCGCTTCTGATCTCGAAGAAATACGGCTTCGAGCTGCGCTCGGACAATCCGGACAATCAGAAGATCTTCGCGAACCTCGGCGCGCTCGCGGCGCACGTCGCCGCGCACCGCACGCGTTAAACACATGCAAGCGATGACGGGAGCCACGCCATGCGCGCGCTCGTGACAGGCGGCAGCGGCGCGATCGGACAAGCGGTCGGCCGCTCGCTGGCGGCGGCCGGGCACGAGGTCTGGATTCACGCCAACGGCGGCATCGAGCGCGCTGAAAGCTGCGTGCAAGCCATTTGCGCGGCGGGCGGCACGGCGCATGCGATCGCCTTCGACGTGACCGATCCCGACGCCACCGAAAGCGCGCTCGCGCGCATTCTGGCGGACGGCCCGGTGCAGATTCTCGTGAACAACGCGGGCATCCACGACGACGCGCCGATGGCCGGCATGACGCGCCAGCAATGGAAACGCGTGCTCGACGTCACGCTCGACGGCTTTTTCAATGTCACCCAGCCGCTTCTGATGCCGATGATCCGCACGCGCTGGGGACGCATCGTGAATATGTCGTCGCTGTCGGGTCTGATGGGCAATCGCGGCCAGGTGAACTACGCGGCGGCGAAGGCTGGGCTGATCGGCGCGACGCGCGCGCTCGCGCAGGAACTCGCCTCGCGCGGCATCACGGTGAATGCGGTAGCGCCGGGCGTCATCGATTCGCCGATGCTCGGCAACGCGTTCCCGCCCGAGCGCATCAAACAACTGGTGCCGGCGCAGCGCGCGGGCACGGCGGACGAAATCGCGGGCATGGTCGCGTATCTGGTATCGGATGCGGCGGCTTATGTCACCGGACAGGTCTTGTCGATCAACGGCGGAATCGCCTGAAGAGGAACGCAATGGTTAAAGCGCTGCAAACGCAGCAGGACTGGGACGTCGTCGTGATCGGCGGCGGTCCCGCCGGTTCGACGGCGGCGACGCTGCTCGCGGACCGCGGCTATCGCGTGCGGGTGCTGGAGAAGGCGCGGCATCCGCGCTTTCATATCGGCGAATCGCTGTTGCCGGCGAATCTGCGGCTCTTCGAGCGGCTCGGCATCGCTGAAGAAGTGCGCGCGATCGGCATGGTCAAGCTCGCGGCCGAGTTCGTGTCGCCGCAACACGGCGATCGCACGCAGCGCTTTCTGTTCGCCGATGCGTGGGACAAGTCGATGCCGAGCGCGTATCAGGTGCGCCGCTCCGAACTCGACGAGATTCTGCTGCGCAACGCGTCGAAACACGGCGCGCACGTGAGCGAAGCCTGCCGCGCGCGCGATGTCGTGTTCGCGCCGGACGGCTCCAGCGCGACGATCGGCGCCGAGCACGACGATGGCCGCATCGAAGAAGTGCGCGCGCGCTTTGTCGTCGATGCATCCGGGCGCGATACGCTGCTCGCGAATCATTTCAAGACGAAGCGGCGCAACGAGCGTCACAACTCGTCGGCGCTGTACGGCCACTTCCGCAATGCGCGCCGCAACGCCGGCGAGAACGAAGGCAACATCACCGTGTTCTGGTTCGAGCACGGCTGGTTCTGGTTCATCCCGCTCGCGGACGGCGCGACGAGCATAGGCGCGGTCGTGTGGCCCGCGTATCTGAAGCGGCGTCCGAAGGGCACGTCGGTGGAAACGTACTTTCGCGACACCATCGCGCTGTGCGCGCCGCTCGCCGAGCGTCTGAAAGATGCCGAACTGATCAGCGAAGTCCACGCGACGGGCAACTATTCGTACACCGGCGACATGACGCACGGGCGCAACTTCCTGCTGCTCGGCGACGCCTTCGCGTTCATCGATCCGGTGTTCTCGTCCGGCGTGATGCTCGCGATGCAAAGCGCGTTCGCGGGCGCGGAAGCGATCGACACGGCGCTTGCCCATCCCGCCCGCGCGCAAGCCGCGCTCGCGAAGTTCGATCGCGACGTGCGGCATGGCCCGCGCGAGTTCTCGTGGTTCATCTACCGCATGACGTCGCCGACGATGCGCAATCTCTTCATGGGCCCGAAGAACCCGCTGCGCATGAAGGAAGCGCTGCTGTCGCTGCTCGCGGGCGATATCTTCGGCACGACGCCGATCTGGCATTCGCTGCGCGCGTTCAAGGGCATCTATTACATCGCGGCTGCGCTCGACTGGCGCAATTCGCTGCGCGCATACCGCCAACGTCGTCGCAATCTGAGCGATGCGGAACGCGCGGAGCTATCGGCCAATTGATCACGATGCCGGGATTTCGCCCGCTACGCCTCGCGTCCCTGATGCTGTTCGTCGCAAGCGGTGCGGCGTGCGCAGACGAAGTGCCGCCGCCAGACAAGCCGCTGTGGGAGCTGGGCGTCGGCATGGGCGTGGCGGCGTTTCCGCATTATCCCGGCTCGAACCAGACGCGCGCGTGGGTGTTCCCGTTTCCCTACGTGGTCTATCGCGGCAAGTTCCTGCGCGCCGACCGCGACGGCGTGCGCGGCCAGTTGCTCAGCACCGACCGCGTCAACTTCAATATCAGC includes:
- the fabG gene encoding 3-oxoacyl-ACP reductase FabG; protein product: MRALVTGGSGAIGQAVGRSLAAAGHEVWIHANGGIERAESCVQAICAAGGTAHAIAFDVTDPDATESALARILADGPVQILVNNAGIHDDAPMAGMTRQQWKRVLDVTLDGFFNVTQPLLMPMIRTRWGRIVNMSSLSGLMGNRGQVNYAAAKAGLIGATRALAQELASRGITVNAVAPGVIDSPMLGNAFPPERIKQLVPAQRAGTADEIAGMVAYLVSDAAAYVTGQVLSINGGIA
- a CDS encoding phosphopantetheine-binding protein, translated to MNELERELAELIVTELNLEDVDPKAVSADTRLYEEGFGLDSIDILEIALLISKKYGFELRSDNPDNQKIFANLGALAAHVAAHRTR
- a CDS encoding NAD(P)/FAD-dependent oxidoreductase, whose product is MVKALQTQQDWDVVVIGGGPAGSTAATLLADRGYRVRVLEKARHPRFHIGESLLPANLRLFERLGIAEEVRAIGMVKLAAEFVSPQHGDRTQRFLFADAWDKSMPSAYQVRRSELDEILLRNASKHGAHVSEACRARDVVFAPDGSSATIGAEHDDGRIEEVRARFVVDASGRDTLLANHFKTKRRNERHNSSALYGHFRNARRNAGENEGNITVFWFEHGWFWFIPLADGATSIGAVVWPAYLKRRPKGTSVETYFRDTIALCAPLAERLKDAELISEVHATGNYSYTGDMTHGRNFLLLGDAFAFIDPVFSSGVMLAMQSAFAGAEAIDTALAHPARAQAALAKFDRDVRHGPREFSWFIYRMTSPTMRNLFMGPKNPLRMKEALLSLLAGDIFGTTPIWHSLRAFKGIYYIAAALDWRNSLRAYRQRRRNLSDAERAELSAN